In one window of Protaetiibacter larvae DNA:
- the thrB gene encoding homoserine kinase has product MSLVGRTVTVRVPATTANLGPGFDTLGMSLAVYDELQVTAREQPGATVQVIGVGEGEVPTDETNLVVRSIAHTFASVGQELPGLELLARNAIPHGRGMGSSGAAIVSGIMAAKGLLEGVVEFGAEQLLALATELEGHPDNVAPALFGGLTITWMTPEGPRFKKLIVHRGVSPLVAVPRERTMSTALARSLQPQSVPHEDAIFNVSRSALLIAALVQSPELLLAATEDKLHQSYRASAMPETDALIQMLRGEGLAAVVSGAGPSILVLGSDPAQRLRAAELIAEHAESVWECLMLAVDFRGATVVLHSDDAAA; this is encoded by the coding sequence ATGAGCCTCGTCGGGCGCACCGTCACGGTGCGCGTGCCCGCCACCACGGCCAATCTCGGGCCGGGCTTCGACACCCTCGGGATGTCGCTCGCGGTCTACGACGAACTGCAGGTCACGGCGCGCGAACAGCCGGGCGCGACCGTTCAGGTGATCGGCGTCGGCGAGGGCGAGGTGCCCACCGACGAGACGAACCTCGTGGTGCGCTCGATCGCCCACACCTTCGCCTCGGTCGGTCAGGAACTGCCGGGACTCGAGCTCCTGGCGCGCAACGCGATCCCGCACGGCCGCGGGATGGGCTCCTCGGGCGCCGCGATCGTCTCGGGCATCATGGCCGCGAAGGGGCTGCTCGAGGGCGTCGTCGAGTTCGGCGCCGAACAGCTGCTCGCCCTCGCGACGGAGCTCGAGGGGCACCCCGACAACGTGGCGCCGGCGCTCTTCGGCGGTCTCACGATCACCTGGATGACCCCCGAGGGCCCGCGGTTCAAGAAGCTCATCGTGCACCGGGGTGTGAGCCCGCTCGTCGCGGTGCCGCGCGAGCGCACCATGTCGACCGCGCTCGCCCGCAGCCTGCAGCCGCAGTCGGTGCCGCACGAGGACGCCATCTTCAACGTCTCGCGCTCGGCGCTGCTCATCGCGGCTCTCGTGCAGAGCCCCGAGCTGCTGCTCGCCGCGACCGAGGACAAGCTGCACCAGAGCTACCGCGCGAGCGCCATGCCCGAGACGGATGCCCTGATCCAGATGCTCCGCGGCGAGGGCCTCGCGGCCGTCGTCTCGGGGGCGGGCCCCTCCATCCTGGTGCTCGGCAGCGACCCCGCCCAGCGCCTTCGCGCGGCCGAGCTCATCGCCGAACACGCCGAGTCGGTGTGGGAGTGCCTGATGCTGGCCGTCGACTTCCGGGGTGCTACAGTGGTGCTGCACTCGGACGACGCCGCGGCGTAA